A genome region from Bacteroides stercoris ATCC 43183 includes the following:
- a CDS encoding SIMPL domain-containing protein, which translates to MKTWKVEAAIIAVGMVLLGVIIKWGINDFIDKERIVSVKGLAEMEVPADKVIWPLMYKDIGNDPSLLYANMEQKNKAIVKFLESNGIAKEEISIAPPEVIDMQAERYGNRDIAYRYNATSVITVTSKNVDKVRKLMSEQAELLKQGIAISGGDYRYNVVYEFTGLNDVKPQMIEEATKNARAAAEKFAKDSDSSLGKIRNASQGQFSISDRDANTPYIKSIRVVTTVNYYLRR; encoded by the coding sequence ATGAAAACATGGAAAGTAGAAGCGGCTATTATTGCCGTTGGTATGGTACTGCTGGGAGTGATAATTAAATGGGGTATAAATGATTTTATAGATAAAGAACGTATTGTCAGTGTAAAAGGGTTGGCTGAGATGGAAGTTCCTGCTGATAAGGTGATATGGCCCTTGATGTATAAAGATATAGGGAATGATCCGTCGCTGCTTTATGCCAATATGGAACAGAAAAACAAGGCAATTGTGAAATTTTTGGAAAGCAACGGCATTGCTAAGGAAGAAATCAGTATTGCCCCTCCGGAAGTGATAGATATGCAGGCCGAACGCTATGGAAATCGTGATATTGCTTATCGGTATAATGCTACATCAGTCATTACGGTTACTTCAAAAAATGTAGATAAGGTACGGAAACTGATGTCGGAACAGGCTGAACTGTTGAAACAGGGTATTGCCATCAGTGGAGGTGATTATCGCTATAATGTGGTGTATGAATTTACAGGCTTGAATGATGTGAAACCGCAAATGATAGAAGAAGCTACGAAAAATGCCCGTGCCGCTGCCGAAAAGTTTGCAAAAGACTCAGACAGTAGCCTGGGTAAGATACGGAATGCTTCGCAGGGACAATTCTCCATATCGGACAGAGATGCCAATACGCCTTATATTAAAAGTATACGGGTAGTGACTACCGTGAATTACTATCTGAGACGATAG
- a CDS encoding amidohydrolase, translated as MNQLRVSILQMDIAWENKQDNLRRLREKLEALRGATEIIVLPETFSTGFSMNTDTLAEPVTGNTITTLRQWASEYQIAIAGSYIACEENFVSSESNPSSYKNSTYYNRAFFLTPEGEAYFYDKRHLFRMGNETDNFTAGSRRIIIPYRGWNILLLVCYDLRFPVWSRNTGNEYDLLIYVANWPVPRRKVWDILLQARALENISYVCGVNRIGKDSNSFSYNGGSAIYSYKGEMQIQVPDHEEGTATATLELSALQEFRNKFPAWKDADSFTIVSDSNSR; from the coding sequence ATGAACCAACTGCGTGTCAGTATCCTACAAATGGATATTGCTTGGGAGAATAAACAAGACAATCTTCGCCGTCTTCGCGAAAAGCTGGAAGCTCTTCGCGGAGCGACGGAGATTATTGTTTTACCGGAAACCTTTTCTACCGGTTTCAGCATGAACACCGACACATTGGCAGAGCCGGTAACAGGTAATACAATTACAACACTACGCCAATGGGCTTCAGAATATCAGATAGCTATTGCCGGAAGCTATATAGCTTGTGAAGAGAATTTTGTTTCATCTGAAAGCAATCCATCATCCTACAAAAACTCTACCTATTACAACCGCGCCTTTTTCCTCACTCCCGAAGGGGAAGCTTATTTTTACGATAAACGACATCTGTTCCGCATGGGCAACGAGACAGATAATTTCACGGCAGGCAGCCGTCGTATCATAATTCCGTATCGAGGTTGGAATATACTGCTACTCGTCTGCTACGACCTGCGCTTTCCGGTATGGAGCCGGAATACAGGCAATGAATACGACCTCCTGATTTACGTTGCCAACTGGCCTGTACCCCGACGTAAAGTCTGGGACATACTTTTACAGGCACGGGCATTGGAAAATATCAGTTACGTTTGCGGTGTAAACCGTATCGGTAAAGACAGTAATAGCTTCTCCTATAACGGCGGCAGCGCAATCTACTCATACAAAGGTGAAATGCAGATTCAAGTGCCCGACCATGAAGAAGGAACAGCTACGGCTACTCTTGAACTTTCCGCACTACAAGAATTCAGAAACAAATTTCCGGCATGGAAAGATGCGGATTCATTCACTATCGTCTCAGATAGTAATTCACGGTAG
- the nagA gene encoding N-acetylglucosamine-6-phosphate deacetylase: MLTQLINARILTPQGWLKDGSVLIRDGKILEVTNCDLAVIGAQLIDVKGMYVLPGGVEIHAHGGGGRDFMECTEDAFRGAVQTHMKYGTTSIFPTLSSSTVPMIEQAAETCTKMMAEKDSPILGLHLEGHYLNMAMAGGQMPENIKNPDPNEYIPIVENWHCIKRWDAAPELPGAMQFGKYITGKGILASVAHTQAEFEDIRTAYEAGYTHATHFYNAMPGFHKRREYKYEGTVESIYLMDDMTVEVVADGIHVPPTILRLVYKIKGVERMCAITDALACAASDSKEAFDPRVIIEDGVCKLADHSALAGSVATMDRLIRTMVQKADIPLADAARMVSETPARIMGVYDRKGSLQKGKDADIIVMDEDLKIRAVWAMGKLVPETDTLS; the protein is encoded by the coding sequence ATGTTGACTCAACTTATCAACGCACGTATTCTGACCCCTCAAGGTTGGCTCAAGGACGGTTCCGTACTCATCAGAGACGGAAAAATTTTAGAAGTAACCAATTGCGACCTCGCCGTTATCGGTGCACAACTGATTGATGTAAAAGGAATGTATGTACTGCCCGGCGGTGTAGAGATCCATGCACATGGCGGTGGCGGACGCGATTTTATGGAATGTACCGAAGACGCTTTCCGCGGTGCGGTCCAAACCCACATGAAATACGGAACTACCAGCATATTCCCTACTCTGTCCTCTTCTACCGTACCGATGATTGAACAGGCGGCAGAGACTTGTACGAAGATGATGGCGGAAAAAGACAGTCCTATACTGGGTCTGCACCTCGAAGGCCACTATCTGAACATGGCGATGGCAGGCGGACAGATGCCCGAGAACATCAAGAATCCCGACCCTAACGAATACATTCCTATCGTGGAAAACTGGCACTGCATCAAGCGTTGGGATGCTGCTCCCGAATTACCCGGAGCCATGCAGTTCGGAAAATATATCACCGGAAAAGGCATTTTGGCTTCGGTAGCCCATACACAAGCCGAATTTGAGGACATACGTACAGCCTATGAAGCCGGATACACACATGCTACACATTTCTATAATGCAATGCCCGGATTCCACAAACGCCGTGAATACAAATACGAAGGCACTGTGGAGAGCATTTACCTCATGGACGACATGACTGTGGAAGTTGTAGCCGACGGTATCCATGTACCGCCCACAATCCTGCGCCTGGTCTACAAGATAAAAGGTGTGGAACGGATGTGCGCCATCACCGATGCCCTGGCATGTGCGGCCAGCGACAGCAAAGAAGCTTTCGACCCGCGTGTCATCATTGAAGACGGAGTCTGTAAGCTTGCGGACCACTCCGCCCTTGCCGGCAGTGTGGCTACTATGGACCGGCTGATACGTACAATGGTGCAGAAAGCCGATATACCTCTGGCAGACGCCGCACGAATGGTATCCGAAACACCGGCACGCATCATGGGTGTATACGACCGTAAAGGCTCGCTCCAAAAAGGGAAAGATGCCGATATTATCGTAATGGACGAAGATTTGAAGATTAGAGCAGTATGGGCAATGGGTAAATTAGTGCCTGAAACCGATACTTTATCATAA
- a CDS encoding 1-acyl-sn-glycerol-3-phosphate acyltransferase, with amino-acid sequence MKKRLYSFIYYRLLGWKTNVTVPNYDKCVICAAPHTSNWDLFIGKLFYGAIGRKTSFMMKKEWFFFPLGLIFRAIGGIPVDRSRNTSLVDQMANRFAGSKLFHLAITPEGTRKSNPNWKKGFYFIALKAQVPIMLIGIDYPTKTITSTKAIMPTGDFEKDMHEIKLYFKDFRGKIPENFSVGIN; translated from the coding sequence ATGAAGAAAAGACTATATAGTTTTATCTATTATCGCCTGTTAGGTTGGAAAACAAATGTAACAGTGCCCAACTATGACAAATGTGTCATTTGTGCAGCGCCACATACATCCAACTGGGATTTGTTTATCGGCAAACTGTTTTATGGTGCCATCGGACGAAAAACCAGCTTTATGATGAAGAAAGAGTGGTTTTTTTTTCCTTTAGGATTGATATTCAGAGCCATCGGCGGCATACCGGTAGACCGAAGCCGGAACACATCTTTGGTAGACCAGATGGCAAACAGATTTGCCGGAAGCAAACTGTTTCATTTAGCCATTACTCCGGAAGGTACGCGCAAATCCAACCCTAACTGGAAAAAAGGTTTTTACTTCATTGCGTTGAAAGCACAAGTTCCTATCATGCTTATCGGTATAGATTATCCTACCAAGACTATAACTTCCACCAAGGCAATAATGCCAACAGGAGACTTTGAGAAGGACATGCATGAAATAAAGCTCTATTTTAAAGATTTTCGCGGAAAGATTCCTGAGAATTTCTCCGTTGGAATAAATTAA